The following are encoded together in the Streptomyces sp. NBC_00341 genome:
- a CDS encoding peptidase C39 family protein: MPPHQESPARLAEPVRAAKSIVVPYEPDSPPAQLAGLLDREVSERWRAVDRSAHAPHLVAVPGADGEDWAAAALVTARPGTAYLKIVDAVGDVRAAVEAVVAHADRRELAQVKWEGWTARYEDVAATGFTALTPPLTQPEGAAGPAAGYVRWLCDGVTSAPAYYGQTTHFTCGAVTALVAQAHAGALAWEALDRQAELTLWRDATNFLACEPVGLGVALRRAWPSSPVTIHLDTDRPVLLGHLPENDQEWRALLQRASRTEAERTGVPIDPSRLSLAAVRDAMGRREHVLLLLSLAGMQGFDVPHWVLCHGTVPGAVVIEDPWANATTGDTWVDAHLLPVPDASLDTMSVISPEGFRGAVTIGRPQTGDAAPSL; encoded by the coding sequence ATGCCGCCCCATCAGGAATCGCCCGCTCGGCTCGCCGAGCCCGTGCGAGCCGCGAAAAGCATCGTCGTCCCCTATGAGCCCGACAGCCCGCCGGCCCAGCTGGCAGGGCTGCTCGACCGTGAGGTGTCGGAGCGCTGGCGTGCGGTCGACCGCTCCGCCCACGCCCCTCACCTCGTGGCCGTTCCCGGAGCCGACGGCGAGGACTGGGCCGCTGCGGCGCTCGTGACAGCACGTCCGGGCACGGCCTATCTGAAGATCGTCGATGCCGTCGGTGACGTGCGCGCAGCCGTAGAGGCCGTCGTCGCGCACGCGGACCGCCGAGAGCTCGCGCAGGTCAAGTGGGAAGGGTGGACGGCACGTTACGAGGACGTCGCGGCCACCGGCTTCACCGCCCTGACCCCTCCGCTCACGCAGCCGGAGGGCGCGGCCGGACCGGCTGCCGGATACGTCCGCTGGCTGTGCGACGGCGTCACGAGCGCACCCGCGTACTACGGGCAGACCACGCACTTCACCTGCGGCGCCGTCACCGCTCTGGTCGCGCAGGCGCACGCGGGCGCGCTGGCATGGGAGGCGCTCGACCGGCAGGCGGAGCTGACGCTGTGGCGCGACGCCACCAACTTCCTCGCGTGCGAGCCCGTCGGGCTGGGCGTCGCCCTGCGCCGGGCCTGGCCCTCGTCCCCGGTCACGATCCATCTGGACACCGACCGGCCGGTGTTGCTCGGCCACCTCCCGGAGAACGACCAGGAGTGGCGTGCCCTGCTCCAGCGCGCCTCCAGGACGGAGGCGGAGCGCACCGGTGTCCCCATTGACCCGAGCCGCCTCTCCCTGGCCGCGGTCCGGGACGCGATGGGCCGGCGCGAACACGTGCTGCTCCTGCTCTCCCTCGCGGGGATGCAGGGATTCGACGTGCCGCACTGGGTGCTCTGCCACGGCACCGTACCCGGCGCCGTCGTGATCGAGGATCCCTGGGCCAATGCGACGACGGGGGACACCTGGGTCGACGCCCACCTCCTGCCGGTCCCCGACGCGTCGCTCGACACGATGTCGGTGATCTCGCCGGAGGGCTTCAGGGGCGCGGTGACGATCGGCCGCCCGCAGACGGGGGACGCGGCGCCATCCTTGTGA